A window from Drosophila nasuta strain 15112-1781.00 chromosome 3, ASM2355853v1, whole genome shotgun sequence encodes these proteins:
- the LOC132791791 gene encoding frizzled-2 gives MQHKMNLATLLALLLLLASRRSSVLADSPQHMGGGGMGMGMGMGMGSHSMEVSPAPGYGVPAIPKDPNSRCEEITIPMCRGIGYNMTSFPNEMNHETQDEAGLEVHQFWPLVEIKCSPDLKFFLCSMYTPICLEDYHKPLPVCRSVCERARSGCAPIMQQYSFEWPERMACEHLPLHGDTDNLCMEQPSYTESSGTSSGGGSGSSSGSGSGSGGKRKQGGASGSGGSSSTANKCKGKNSKNCQNPLGERANGKECTCSCRSPLIVLGKEQLMQQSPMLHHHWYMNLTVQRIANVPNCAIPCKGPFFTNDEKDFAGLWIALWSGLCFCSTLMTLTTFIIDTERFKYPERPIVFLSACYFMVAVGYLSRNFLQNEEIACDGRLLRESSTGPHSCTLVFLLTYFFGMASSIWWVILSFTWFLAAGLKWGNEAITKHSQYFHLAAWLIPTVQSVAVLLLSAVDGDPILGICYVGNLNPDHLKTFVLAPLFVYLVIGTTFLMAGFVSLFRIRSVIKQQGGVGAGVKADKLEKLMIRIGIFSVLYTVPATIVIGCYLYEAAYFEDWIKALACPCAQVKGPGKKPLYSVLMLKYFMALAVGITSGVWIWSGKTLESWRRFWRRLFGAPDRTGANQALIKQRPPIPHPYAGSGMGMPVGSAAGSLLATPYTQAGGASVASTSHHHLHHHVLKQPAASHV, from the coding sequence atgcaacacaaaatgaatctggcaacgctgctggcgctgttgctgctactggcCAGCAGAAGGAGCTCAGTGCTGGCGGATAGTCCACAGCATATGGGCGGCGGCGGCATGGGTATGGGAATGGGCATGGGCATGGGATCACACTCAATGGAGGTGAGTCCAGCGCCTGGCTATGGAGTGCCCGCCATACCAAAGGATCCCAATTCGCGTTGCGAGGAAATCACGATACCCATGTGCCGGGGAATTGGCTACAACATGACATCGTTTCCCAACGAAATGAATCACGAGACACAGGACGAGGCGGGCCTGGAGGTGCATCAGTTCTGGCCGCTGGTCGAGATCAAATGCTCGCCGGACTTGAAGTTCTTCCTCTGCAGCATGTATACGCCCATTTGTCTGGAGGACTATCACAAGCCGCTGCCTGTCTGTCGCAGTGTCTGCGAACGTGCTCGCTCCGGCTGTGCACCCATCATGCAGCAGTATAGCTTCGAGTGGCCCGAACGCATGGCTTGCGAGCACTTGCCGCTGCATGGGGATACCGACAATCTGTGCATGGAACAACCTTCGTATACCGAGAGCAGCGGCACCAGCAGCGGTGGTGGCAGTGGTAGCAGTTCGGGCTCTGGTTCTGGTTCTGGAGGAAAGCGTAAGCAGGGTGGCGCCAGTGGCTCTGGTGGCTCCTCATCGACAGCCAACAAGTGCAAGGGCAAGAATTCAAAAAACTGCCAAAATCCCCTAGGAGAAAGGGCAAACGGAAAGGAGTGCACATGCTCATGCCGATCGCCTCTCATCGTCCTGGGGAAGGAGCAGCTCATGCAGCAATCCCCAATGCTGCACCATCACTGGTACATGAATCTGACTGTCCAAAGGATCGCAAACGTACCAAACTGCGCCATACCGTGCAAGGGACCGTTCTTCACAAACGACGAAAAGGACTTCGCCGGCCTGTGGATCGCCCTGTGGTCAGGTCTATGCTTCTGCAGCACCCTCATGACCCTAACCACATTCATCATCGACACCGAAAGGTTTAAGTATCCTGAGCGACCCATTGTCTTCCTTTCCGCCTGCTATTTCATGGTTGCCGTTGGCTACTTATCACGGAACTTCTTGCAAAACGAGGAGATCGCTTGCGATGGACGTTTGCTGCGTGAGAGCTCGACGGGACCGCATTCATGTACTTTGGTCTTCCTGCTCACATACTTCTTTGGCATGGCCTCATCCATCTGGTGGGTCATACTCAGCTTCACCTGGTTCCTGGCCGCTGGCTTGAAATGGGGCAACGAAGCCATCACCAAGCATTCACAGTACTTCCATCTTGCCGCATGGCTTATTCCGACGGTGCAATCGGTTGCAGTCTTGCTGCTGTCTGCCGTGGATGGCGATCCCATTTTGGGCATCTGCTATGTGGGTAATCTCAATCCGGATCATCTAAAGACCTTCGTACTAGCACCGCTGTTTGTATACCTCGTCATTGGAACCACCTTCCTCATGGCTGGCTTTGTGTCGCTCTTCCGCATCCGTTCGGTCATCAAGCAACAAGGCGGCGTTGGAGCCGGCGTCAAGGCCGACAAGTTGGAGAAGCTTATGATACGCATTGGCATCTTCTCCGTGCTCTACACAGTGCCAGCCACAATTGTCATTGGCTGCTATCTCTACGAAGCCGCCTACTTTGAGGACTGGATCAAGGCACTCGCCTGTCCCTGCGCTCAGGTCAAGGGACCGGGCAAAAAGCCGCTGTACTCGGTGCTCATGCTCAAGTATTTCATGGCACTAGCCGTGGGCATAACCTCGGGCGTCTGGATCTGGTCCGGCAAGACGCTAGAGAGCTGGCGTCGCTTCTGGCGACGACTCTTCGGAGCGCCCGATCGCACTGGTGCCAATCAGGCGTTGATTAAGCAAAGGCCGCCAATACCGCATCCATATGCGGGCTCGGGAATGGGCATGCCCGTGGGATCGGCAGCGGGATCGCTGTTGGCCACGCCCTACACACAAGCGGGCGGTGCTTCGGTGGCATCGACCAGCCACCACCATTTGCACCACCACGTTCTCAAGCAGCCGGCGGCCAGTCATGTATGA